One window from the genome of Enterococcus haemoperoxidus ATCC BAA-382 encodes:
- the rpmA gene encoding 50S ribosomal protein L27 has protein sequence MLLNMNLQLFAHKKGGGSTSNGRDSESKRLGAKSADGQTVTGGSILYRQRGTKIYPGANVGIGGDDTLFAKVDGVVRFERKGRDKKQVSVYPVAQ, from the coding sequence ATGTTATTAAACATGAATTTACAATTATTCGCCCACAAAAAAGGTGGAGGTTCTACTTCCAACGGACGTGATTCAGAATCTAAACGCTTAGGTGCTAAAAGCGCTGACGGACAAACAGTAACTGGTGGATCAATTTTATACCGTCAACGCGGAACTAAAATTTACCCAGGTGCTAACGTAGGTATTGGCGGAGATGACACTTTATTTGCTAAAGTAGACGGTGTAGTACGTTTCGAACGTAAAGGCCGTGACAAAAAACAAGTGTCTGTTTACCCAGTAGCTCAATAA
- the rplU gene encoding 50S ribosomal protein L21, translating into MYAIIKTGGKQVKVEVGQAIYVEKLDVEAGEKVVFDEVILVGGESTKVGAPTVAGATVEGTVEKHGKQKKVVTFKYKPKKHTHRKQGHRQPYTKVVINAINA; encoded by the coding sequence ATGTACGCAATTATCAAAACTGGTGGTAAACAAGTAAAAGTTGAGGTAGGTCAAGCAATTTACGTTGAAAAATTAGACGTAGAAGCTGGCGAAAAAGTTGTTTTTGACGAAGTTATCTTAGTGGGTGGCGAATCTACAAAAGTAGGAGCTCCAACTGTAGCAGGTGCAACTGTCGAAGGAACTGTAGAAAAACACGGCAAACAAAAGAAAGTCGTGACTTTCAAATACAAACCTAAAAAACACACTCACCGCAAACAAGGTCACCGTCAACCATATACAAAAGTTGTAATCAACGCAATCAACGCATAA
- a CDS encoding ribosomal-processing cysteine protease Prp, producing the protein MIKSSFKRNGAGQIVSFEVSGHAESGPYGSDIVCAAVSALTISTVNGIDALAGFEPIVETNEDEGGYLYVEVISNANQEQTNIAQILLENLLLGLQAVEQENLDFIQVKTINEK; encoded by the coding sequence ATGATTAAAAGTTCTTTTAAACGAAATGGCGCAGGCCAAATCGTTTCATTTGAAGTCTCGGGGCATGCTGAATCAGGTCCATATGGCAGTGATATCGTTTGTGCAGCAGTGTCTGCTTTAACGATCAGTACCGTCAATGGTATCGATGCTTTAGCTGGATTTGAACCGATTGTTGAAACCAACGAAGATGAAGGTGGTTACCTTTATGTTGAAGTGATTTCAAATGCTAATCAGGAACAAACTAACATTGCCCAAATTCTCTTGGAAAACCTTTTATTAGGTCTACAAGCAGTCGAGCAAGAAAATCTTGATTTTATTCAAGTCAAAACCATAAATGAAAAATAG